The Mycolicibacterium parafortuitum nucleotide sequence CGGCCGCCGTCATCGTCGCGATGCCGGTCGCCATCGGCCTGAACAACACGTGCATGACGGTCCTCCCTCGCGCCTGCTGCGATGTCTATCGCCAGGGAGAGCCTTCCGCGCCGGCCCCGGTGGCGTCATTGCCGATGACGAGAAACCTCGCCTACCGGGTAGCCGGTATCGGCGTCAGAACGGCAGCGCGAACTTGAAGATCTTGCGCACCACGGTCGCGAACTGATGCGGCAGCGGGCCGGTGTTGTAGGGCACACCGTAGCGCTCGCAGATCTCACGGACCTTCGGTGCGATCTCCGCGTGCCGGAACGCCGGGATGTCCGGGAACAGGTGGTGTTCGATCTGGAAGGACAGGTTGCCGCTCAGGATGTGGAACAGCTTGCCGCCGTTCAGATTCGCCGATCCGAGCACCTGACGGAAGTACCACTGTCCGCGGGTCTCGGCTTTGGTCTCCTCGATCGAGAACTCCTGCACGTCTTCGGGGAAGTGCCCGCAGAAGATGATCATGTACGACCACACGTTGCGCATCAGGTTCGCGGTCAGGTTGCCGGCGGCCACCCACGGTGCGAACGGCCCGGCCAGCAGCGGGAACGCGACGTAGTCCTTGAGCGTCTGCCGTTTGGTCTTGGCCCAGATCTCGCGCAGAATCTCGCGCTTGTCGGTGAGTGTGATCTCGCCCGCGGCGATCTTCTCGCTCTCCATCTCGTGCAGCGCGACGCCGTATTGGAACAGCACCATCAGCAGGAACGCATAGATCGGGTTGCCCAGGTAGTACGGCCGCCATTTCTGGTCGGAGCTCATCCGCAGGATGCCGTAGCCGATGTCGCGGTCCAGGCCGACGATGTTGGTGTAGGTGTGGTGCATGTAGTTGTGCGAGTGCCGCCACTGGTCGGCCGGGCACGCGGTGTCCCATTCGAAGCCCTTGCTGGAGATGGCCGGGTCACCCATCCAGTCGTACTGACCGTGCATGACGTTGTGGCCGATCTCCATGTTGTCGATGATCTTCGACAGGCCCAGCATGATGGTGCCCGCGAGCCAGAACGGCGGGATGATGCCGCCGAAAAGCAGCGCGCGGCCGCCGATCTCGAGTCCGCGCTGCGCCTTGATCATCCGGCGGATGTAGGTGGCGTCGCGCTCACCGAGATCGGCGATGACGCTGTCCTTCAGCGCGTCGAGTTCACGGCCGAACGCGTCGAGCTGCTCGGCGGCCAGGGTGACGGTCTTTCCCGCAACGGTCTTCGAGATGCCCTGCTGCGTTGTGGTTTCCAGTACTTGCGTCATGGTGTCCTCTCTGTGTCGAGATTGCAGCTACTCAGAGTTCTTCTCGAACTTCCTCTGCTGGAATGCAATTTCGGCGGGAGTTGAGCGGTTACAGGTCGATGTCGACATCACCGACGGGCGCGGACACGCAGATCTGCACGTCCTCGGCTTCGGTGGACGACACGGCACCGGTGACGACGTTGCGGACGGCGCCACTGGTCTTGCGGCGGGTGCAGGAGAAACAGATGCCCATCCGGCACCCACTCTCCGGGCTCAGGCCCGCACCCTCGGCCTGTTCGAGCAGTGGCCGCCCGTCGTCGACGACCTCGACGCCGGCGGCGGCGAATCGCACTGTGCCGCCGCTGGACTCGCCGGCGGTGAACACCGGCGGGACGAAACTTTCGGACTCGGCGTCCGGGCGGACCTCACGCACCGCGTCGACGAGCGACGGCGGTCCGCAGACATAGACCGCGTCGGCGGCGGCCGCGAGGTCGCCGGTGAATCGGGCAGGCACGTCGGACCCGCGGGAATCGCGGGTATAGCCGTGCAGCACGGTCACGTTCGGCATCGTCGCGGCGATCTCGCGCAGTTCGTCGCGATAGCAGGCCTCCTGCTGCGATCGCGCGTAGTGCACGAAGGTGACCTCGCCGGTGTGCCGTCGCGACCGCAGGGTCCGCAGCATCGACATGACCGGCGTGATGCCGCTGCCGCCGGAGACCAGCAGGATGCGGCGGGCAGGCTGCTCGGGCAGCGTGAAGTCGCCGGCCACGGAGTCCAGCCCGACGACCATGCCGCGGCGGGCGTGCTCGAACAGGTAGGTCGACACCAGTCCGCCGTCGTGGCGGCCGACGGTCAGCTCCAGGAGCCGATCGTCCTCCGCCCCGGCGGGCGAGTACGGCCGGGTGCGACGCCGGCCGTCGATCTCGACGGACAGGTTGATGTGCTGGCCGGCCCGGAAGCCGGTGAAGGCCCGGTTGGGCGCCAGCGTCAGGGTCACACTGCGCGGCGTCATCCGCCGCACCGCGACGATCTTGGCGCGGGCCTGCGCTCGCGTCCAGGTGGGGTCGACCAGCTCGGTGTAGCGGTCGACGCCGTGCGGACCGGTCAGCAGGTCCAGCAGCGCCGAGCGCCGCGAGCGCCTGGTCAACGTTTCAGTGAACATGTGTACACCGTGCGCGCCTCCGGCACGTACCGTCAAGAGATCTCTGCAGCTTGTGGTATGTTTCACACAGTGAACAGTCGTACGCCGAGCTCACGATCGGGCCGTTCCAGGTCCCGGGAGAAGGGTCGGGAGACGCTGTCTCGGGAGGAGCGCAAGGAGGCCACCCGGCGCGCGATCGTCGAGGCCGCGCTGCATCTGCTCGCCGAGCGCGGGTTCAGCGCGCTGAGCCTTCGTGAGGTCACCCGCGAGGCCGGCATCGTGCCCGCAGCGTTCTACCGCCACTTCGATTCGATGGAGGCACTCGGCCTCGTCCTGATCGACGAGTCGTTCCGCAGCCTCCGCGACATGCTGCGCGGCGCGCGTGCCGGCCGTCTCGACCCCAACCGGGTGATCGAGTCCTCGGTGGACATCCTCATCGACGGGGTGCAGGAGCGCCGCGAGCACTGGCGGTTCATCGGTCGGGAACGCTCCACCGGCGTCACCGTGCTGCGTTACGCGATCCGCACCGAAATCCGGTTGATCACCTCGGAATTGGCGATCGACCTGGCCCGCTTCCCGAACCTGAACACCTGGAGCAGCGAGGACCTCAACATCCTGGCCAGCGTGTTCGTCAACTCGATGATCGCGATCGCCGAGCAGCTCGAAGACGTCACCGATCCGCCTGCGGTCGAGGAGATCCGGCGCGTCGCGGTCAAGCAGCTGCGAATGATCACCATCGGCGTGGCGGGCTGGCGCAGCGGTTAACGTGACGGGCATGTCGCCCGTACTCGAAGTCGCCCGTCCCACGCCCGAGATCGTCGTCCTGACGATAACCGCCCCGACAAGCTCAACGCGCTGAACTACGAACTGGTCGAGGCGCTGCACACCGAACTCGACGCGCTGGCCGACGACAACGACTGCCGCGTCGTGGTGCTCACCGGGGCGGGCCGCGGCTTCTGCTCGGGTCTGGACCTCGGCGCCCCGAATCCGAACGAGTCCGGTGGCGGCACCGAGTTTCCGCGGTCCGGGATGCGCTGGCAGGAACGCATCGCGGACCTGACCGCGAAGATCCACCGGCTGCGCCAGCCCGTGATCGCCGCGGTCAACGGGGTCGCCTACGGCGGCGGACTCGGCATCGCGGCCGCATGCGACCTCCGCGTCGCGGAGCCGTCGGCGAAGTTCTGCACGCAGTTCATCAAGCTCGGGCTCGGCGGCTGCGACATCGGGGTCAGCTACACGCTGCCCCGCATCATCGGCGCGGGGCCGGCGTTCGACCTGATCCTGACCGCGCGCGCCGTCGACGCCGAGGAGGCGCTGCGGCTCGGACTGGTGTCCCGGGTGAACGAGAACTGTCTCTTCGAGGCCACCACCATCGCCGAAACACTGTGCGTCTACGGAAAATTCGGGGTCGAATCGACCAAGCAGGTGCTGTGGGCGAACCTCGACGCGTCCAGCCTGGAATCCGCGCTGCACCTGGAGAACCGCAGTCAGATCCTCGCCTCGACCAGCGGGGAGATGCGCGAGGCGGCCTCGAAGATCCTGCGCAAAAACTGACCCGGCGAAACTGCATTCCGGCAGAAGAAGTGCGAGTGCGGGCCTGCCGGAATGCAATTTCGCCGTGGAAGGGAAGACGGCTAGCGCGGGGTTCCGCCGCCGTCGGCGATGAGGACCTGACCGGTGATGTAGCTACCCGCATCCGAGGTCAGCAGCAGTGCGGCGCCGACCATCTCGTCGGGCGAGGCGAGCCGGCCCATCAGGGTGCCGGCGACCATGCCGTCGATGGCCTCCTTCGGGTTCTTGCGCATCATGTCGGTGTCCACCGGTCCTGGGGCCAGCGCGTTGACGCGGATGCCGTGGTGGACGAACTCGGCGGCCATCGATCGGGTGAACGACATCATCGCGGCCTTCATCGACGCGTAGATGGACAGCATCGGCGCGAAGATGAACGCGCCGACCGACACCATGTTCAGCACCGCGGCGTGCTCACTGGCCTTCAGATGCGGCAACGCCTCCTGGGTCAGCATCACCGGGCCCTGCAGGTTCACCTCGAAGGACTTGGTCAGCGCGTCGACGGTCATCGTCCCGAACGGCTGCGCGAGCGGGTTGGCGGCGTTGTTGACCAGCACGTCGATGCCACCGAACTCGGCGACCGTGCGTTCGACGAGCGCCCCGAGGCCGTCGACCTCGCCCAGGTGTGTCGGCACGCCGAGGGCCTGCCCGCCCGACTCCCGAAGATGCTGGGCCGCCTGCTCACACGCGTCGGCCTTACGGCTGGCCACCACGACATTGGCACCGGCGAGCACATAGCCCTCCGCCAGCGCCAGACCGATCCCCCGGGTGCCACCGGTGACGATCACCGTCCGGCCCGTCATGTCGAACAACCGGTCAAAGGCCGCGCGGTCCATCGAACTCCTTCAGTCTCCGGGAGCGGTCGCCCCCGACATCATCGCGATTGTGGCAGCCAGTGCGGTCTCGCGTGGCTCGACGCGCTCAACCGAGACCGCGTCCCCGCACCGGACCACGCCAGGGGTGACGACCTCGGCGTACGAACCGGCACAGGCGAACTGCCCGAGGGCGCCGATCTGGCGAAGCCCGATCGCGGCGATCGCCTTGAGCACCCGCGGGTCCCGCGCCAGCCCCGGCTGGGCCACCGTCGTCATCACACACCGCGGCGTCGGGCCCACCACGTGGATCACCGCCTCGGCACCCAGGTGCAGGTCGCAGCCGAACCAGTCGTCCTCGTCGGCCAGGGCGTCGGCGTCGAGGAGGATGTTGGGCCGCATCCGGCGGGGATCCCACTGCGCCTGCGGGTCGGTCTCCACCAGGCGCGCCAACGTGCTGGTGGTGAGGATGTGCAGGGCGGCCAGGTCGACCAGCGAGCCGGGCGCGGCCAGACCGATGGGGACCTGCAGGACCTGCTCGGCGGCCGCGGGATCGCCGTCCACCTCGGGGACGACCTCGTCGATGCAGAGACCGTCCTCGACCGTGGTGATCAGCCGGACCTCGCGCCCGAGCAGCGCGCCGACCCGGCGGGCCAACTCGTCGTCGTCATCGGAGACGACCGAACCGTCTGGGAAGGTCACCTCGATCGGCGGGGTCGGCGCACCCGGGGCAGGGTCGTGCAGGTACCGCGCCGAGCAGCCGAGCAGGGCGCCGAAGCGCTTCGGATGCTTGGCGCTGACCAGGCGCTGCGAGTCGATGTCGAAGAAGCCGTAGCCCCGGTCGGCGATCACCCCGGACGGTCCCAGCACGATCTCATCTGCTTCCTCGCCCTGCATGGACTTGACGGGGTAGCGCCAGAGGCGAGCCACCTGAATCCCGGCCATCGAACGATCCTGGACACCTCGGCTGCCGGCGTCAACGGCATTTGCTGGAAGACACTTCGCACCGTGGCTCGGCAAGTCATCTGTACAGCATGTGGGCCTTTCGGGGTATTTCGTTTTACGGACAAAGTTCGTAGCCGTCACGCGCAAATTTCCCATACATTTGACTTGCCAGCTACATACCACGTCAGAGCACTGATTGACGTCAGGGGTGAATAACTCAGCGAACTCTGGCTTGGTAAAGTAACCTCGCGGTTGTGCGGCGCCGGAGCTGCGCAGACAGCGGATATGGTCAAGCCGCACGACGCGCTTCCGCTGTGCGCTCAGATCGCGGTGAGCGATCATCGAGGGGAATCGCGATCTGAGCGCACACCAGCGTCAGAGCAATCTGCGCCTGGTGCTGAACTTCCGGATCCGGCCGGTCAGCGGGTCTGGGAACTCCAGGGTGTGCGCGAGCAGTCGCAGCGGTGTGGAGAAGTCCGCCGGCGCGACGTCGACGATGTCCGGGTAGAGCGGATCGCCGGTGATGGGCAATCCCAGGGTCGCCATGTGCAGCCGCAGCTGGTGGGTGCGCCCGGTGCGCGGCCGCAGCCGATAGTGGCCGTTCCCCAGGTCCTCGATGACCGTCTCGGCATTCGGTTCGCCCGGTTCCTCGACGGCTTGCAGACTCCCCCGCTGCTTGACGATGCGGCTGCGGACCGTGAGGGGGAACTCGTGGGCGCTCGGCGCCGACGAATGCGCCAGATAGGTCTTGGCGACCTCGCCGCGGGCGAACATCGTCTGATAGGCGCCGCGCACCTGGCGGCGCACGGTGAACAGCAACACCCCGGCGGTGAGCCGGTCCAGCCGGTGCGCCGGGCTCAACTCGGGAAGGCCCAATTCTCGACGCAGACGCACCAGCGCCGTCTGTGCGACGTGGCGTCCGCGGGGCATCGTCGCCAGGAAGTGCGGCTTGTCGACCACGACGATGTCGTCGTCGCGGTAGAGGACCGGGATGTCGAACGGGACGGGAACCTCGTCGGGCAGTTCGCGATACAGGTAGACGACAGCACCGGCGGGCAGCACGGTCTGCGCGTCGGCGACGGATCCGTCGGCGCAGAAGACTTCCCCGGCAACGACTTTGGCGCCGGTACCCCAACGGCGTTCGAACTCGTCGACGAGCAGTCCGCCATGCACCCGAACCCGCGCGGGGCCGAGGCCGTCGCGAACGGGCAACGGGGGCGGTCTCAAGTCAGCGGTACCGGCTCGAGGATCTCGGCGCGCGCCTCCGGTGCGGCGGCACGCAGCGCATCGGCGGACTCGTCGTCGGGCTGGGTCTGCGACAGCACCTCCGCCTCCACCCGGGCCAGATAGGTCGACACCTCGCGGTCGATGTCGTCGGCACTCCAACCCAGAATGGGCGCAACGACTTCGGCGACCTCGCGGGCGCAGTCGACCCCGCGGTGCGGGTATTCGATGGAGATCCGCATGCGCCGCGCCAGGATGTCCTCCAGGTGCAGGGCGCCTTCGGCCGCCGCGGCGTAGGCGGCTTCGACCTTCAGGTAGACCGGGGCCTCGGTGATCGGGTTCAGCAACTCGGGGTCGTTCTCGGCGAGCTTGAGCACCTCACCGATCAGCGAGCCGTAACGGTCGAGCAGGTGCCGCACCCGGTACGGGTGCAATCCGTAATGCGCTCCGACACTGCCGGTTTGGTTGATCAGCGCGAAGTATCCGTCGGCGCCCATCAGCGGGACCTTCTCGGTGATCGACGGGGCCACCCGCGTCGGGATGAATTCGGCGGCGGCGTCGATGGCGTCCTCGGCCATCACCCGGTAGGTGGTGTACTTGCCGCCGGCGATGGCCACCAGGCCCGGAGACGGCACCGCGACAGCGTGCTCGCGCGACAGTTTCGACGTCTCCTCGCTTTCGCCCGCCAGCAGCGGACGCAGTCCGGCATAGACCCCGTCGATGTCGTCGTGAGTCAGTGGTGTGGCCAGCACTTTGTTGACGTGGCCGAGGATGTAGTCGATGTCGGCTTTCGTCGCGGCCGGGTGGGCGAGATCGAGGTTCCAGTCGGTGTCGGTGGTGCCGATGATCCAGTGGGTGCCCCACGGGATGACGAACAGCACCGACTTCTCGGTACGCAGGATGATCGCGACCTCGCTGACGATGCGGTCTCGGGGCACCACGATGTGCACGCCCTTGGACGCGCGCACCCGAAAACGGCCGCGTTCCTTGGACAGTGCCTGGATCTCGTCGGTCCACACCCCGGTGGCGTTGACGACGACGTGGCCGTGCACCTCGGTGACCTGGCCGTCCTCGGAGTCGCGCACCTGCACGCCGGTGACCCGGTCGCCTTCGCGCAGCAGGGCGACGACCTGGGAGGAGGTGCGCACAACGGCGCCGTAGTGCGCGGCGGTGCGGGCGACGGTCATGGTGTGGCGGGCGTCGTCGACGACGGTGTCGTAGTAGCGGATTCCGCCGATCAGCGAGCTGCGCTTGAGGCCGGGCGACAGCCGCAGCGCACCGGCGCGGGTCAGATGCTTCTGCGGCGGAACAGATTTGGCGCCACCGAGCTGGTCGTAGAGGAAGATGCCCGCGGCGATGTAGGGCCGCTCCCACCACCGGTTGGTCAGCGGGAACAGGAACGGCAGCGGTTTGACCAGGTGCGGCGCCAGCGTCGTCAGGGACAGCTCGCGCTCGTGCAGGGCCTCGCGCACCAGACCGAACTCCAGCTGTTCGAGGTAGCGCAGCCCGCCGTGGAACATCTTGCTGCTGCGGCTGGAGGTGCCCGAGGCGAAATCACGGGCCTCCACCAGCGCCACCTTCAGGCCGCGGGTGGCGGCGTCCAGGGCGGCGCCCGCGCCGACGATGCCGCCGCCGATGACGATCACATCGAATTGCTCGCTGCCGAGTTGCTGCCACGCGCGGACACGCTCGTCGGGGCCCAGGAACGTCTGCCCGTTGCCCGGCGCGAAGATCGGGTCGCTCACGTGGCCGACTCCTTGGTTACTTGTCAGTACGGGTGGTCCCGTCCCAGGTTAGCCGGACGACGATCAAGCGGCGAGGAACGAGCCGCGTTGAGAAGTCCGGCCATCGCCCCCAGCCGGACGACGATCAAGCGGCGAGGAGCGAGCCGCGTTGAGAAGTCCGGCCATCGCCCCCAGCCGGACGACGATCAAGCGGCGAGGAGCGAGCCGCGAGCCTCATACCCGCGGGAGCCCGGATCAATCCAGGTCGTCGTGCGCCATCAGGCGTCGCGCGGCCTCCACGATCGAGCCCGACAGCGACGGATACACCGACAGCGTCTGCGCCAGGTCGGTCACCGAGATGCGGTTCTGCACCGCCAGCGCGATCGGCAGGATCAGCTCGGATGCGATCGGCGCGACCACCACCCCGCCGATCACGACGCCGGTGGCGGGACGGCAGAAAATCTTCACGAAACCGTGCCGTAGCAGCGACATCTTCGCGCGGGCGTTGGTGTTCAGCGGCAGCATCAGGGTCCGCGCCGGGACGCTGCCGTCGTCGATGGCGGTCTGCGGGATCCCGACCGCGGCGATCTCGGGCCGGGTGAACGTCGCCGACGCGACGGTGCGCAGCCGGATCGGCGACACGCCTTCGCCGAGCGCGTGGTACATCGCGATGCGGCCCTGCATCGCCGCGACCGAGGCCAGCGGCAGCAGACCGGTGCAGTCCCCGGCGGCGTAGATGCCTGCGGCGGGGGTGCGCGACACGCGGTCGACGGGGATGTAGCCGCCCGGGTTGAGTTCGATGCCGACCCGCTCCAGCCCGAGGCCCGCGGTGTTGGGCACCGAGCCGACCGTCATCAGCGCGTGGCTGCCCTCGACGACGCGCCCGTCGGCGATCTTGACGGTGACGCCGTCGCCGGTGCGGGTGACCGACTCGGCACGCGCGTTCTTGACCAGCGTGACGCCGCGTTCGTTGAAGACCTCCTCGAGCACCGCGGCGGCGTCGGAGTCCTCGTGCGGCAAGATCTGGTCGCGGCTCGCGACGACGGTGACGGTGACGCCGAGTTCGGTGTAGGCGTTGCAGAACTCCGCACCCGTCACCCCCGATCCGACGATGATCAGGTGTGTCGGCAGTTCCTCGAGTTCGTAGAGCTGCCGCCAGGTCAGGATGCGTTCGCCGTCGGGCACCGCATTGGGCAGCACCCGCGGGCTCGCGCCGGTTGCGATCAAGACCACGTCGGCCTTGAGTACGCCGACCTTGCCGTCGTGGGTGGTCACCTTGACGCGGTGGCTGGCCATACCGGCGATGTCGTCGACGAGTTCGCCGCGGCCGCCGATGATGGTGACACCCTGGTGGAGCAGCTGGCTGCCGATATCGGCCGACTGCGATGCGGCCAGCGTCTTGGCGCGGTTGTTGATCTGCGGCAGCGAGATCTTCGCGTCCTCGATGTCGATGTCGAAGCCCATGCCGCCGGCGCGGCGCAGCTCGGTGCGCACCCCGGTGGAGGCGATCAGCGTCTTCGACGGCACGCAGTCGTAGAGCACGCACGCCCCGCCCAGCCCCTCGTCGTCGACGACGGTGACCTGTGCGACGTCGCGTCCCCGTGCGGCAGCTACCAGTGCCGCTTCGTAGCCCGCCGGTCCTCCCCCGATGATCACGATGCGCGTTACCACGACTCCAACCTAGGGCACCGGCGCGACGGCGGTTGGCAGCCGTCTCAACACGATGCGTTTAAGCTTCTCGCGTGCCGATCTACGCCGCCTACGGATCGAATATGCATCCGGAGCAGATGCTGCAGCGCGCTCCGCATTCCCCGATGGCCGGGACGGGCTGGTTGCACGGCTGGCGGCTGACGTTCGGCGGCGCGGACATCACCTGGGAGGGTGCGCTGGCCACCATCGTCGAGGACCCGACCTCGAAGGTGTTCGTCGTGCTCTACGACGTCACCAAGGAGGACGAGGAGAACCTCGACCGCTGGGAGGGCTCCGAGCTCGGCTTCCACAAGAAGATCCGGTGCCGGGTGGAGCGCACGTCGTCGGACACCGACACCGAGCCGGTGCTGGCGTGGCTGTATGTGCTCGACGCATGGGAGGGCGGAATCCCGTCGGCGCGCTACCTCGGGGTGATGGCCGATGCCGCCGAGATCGCCGGTGCGCCACCGGAATACGTGCACAATCTGCGTACCCGTCCGGCCGGCAACGTAGGCCCGGGCTCCTCGACGTAGCGTCGTCCCGCCGAGCGCGCGGGTCTGCCCGCCGACGCGCCGCCGCTACCGGCACGGCACGCACCCTCACGCCGCCCGAGCGCGCGTCAACTGCTCGCCGATCCGCGCCACGATCGCGCGGCCGCCGTCCCTGAGGTCGTCGGCGACGATCGGAATCACCGTCAGCCCGACGGCCATCAGCGCCAGCTGACGCTGCCGGTCGCGGCGCAACGCGTCCGGGTCGGAGTGCCAGTCGAACCCGTCGTACTCCGCGACCACACCTGCTTCCGGCCAGGCGAAGTCGACGCGCCGCAGGTCCCCGTTACCGTCGACGATCTCGTACTGCAGCTGCGGCGCCGGCAGGCCGCCGTCGAGCATGGCCAACCGCGCGACGCTCTCGCCGGGTGACTCGGCGCGCCCGTCGGCGACCGGCAGCAGGTTGCGCACCGCGACGATGCCGCGGCGCCCCTTCTGTTCCAGTGCCGCGCGCCACAGGTCGGCGCGGGTGCAGGTGCCGCTGCGCAGGGCTGCGTCGAGCGTGGCCAGCGCGCGGGGGCGACGCAGGCTGCGGGCCACCTCGACCGCCGTCCACGCCGGCGAGGTGACCCGTCGCCCGTCGACGACCACCAACGGCGCGCCTTCGCGGCGGTGCACCACGAGGCCGTCGGCATCCCGCAGTCCGCATCCGGGCGGGTTGAGCACGTGCAGGTCCCGCGGCTGCTCGGTATCGAAGCCGTGCACCGCGGCAGCGGTCCCGAGACACACCGCGACCCGCGTGCCGGTCGCGAGGTCCAGCCCGTGCAGCCGCAGGCCGTCGTCGGGCTCACCGAGGCAGTAGATGCCCTGCCAGATCCGTTCCAGCACACCGGTGTTGACGAACTTCTCGAAGCGGCGGCGCGGCAGGTGGGCGAGGATCTGGCCGCTGGTCGCGACGCCGTGCTGTGCGTCGATGAGTGCCAGGAGTTCGTCGTTCATGACGCCGATGCTGGGACGTCAACGGTCGGCCGCGACAGCCCTCATCGGCGAACTGGGGATGGGTTCGGGTTTGGGGATGACGCGCTCAGGACGAGCGCGCGCTCAGCGCCAGCCGGGGCGGCGTGTCACTGTTCAGACCCGCGCGCTCGCGGTGCGACCGCAGCCGGTGCGGCCGGAGTCGGCCACGGCGACGGGACCGGTCGGGTGCGGATCCGCTGCGGCCACCAGAACCAGCGGCCCAGCAGCGCCGCGATCGACGGCGTCATGAACGACCGGATCACCAGCGTGTCGAAGATCAGGCCCATGCCGATGGTGGTGCCGACCTGACCGATGATCGTCAGGTCGCTGACCGCCATCGTCATCATCGTCAGCGCGAACACCATGCCCGCCGCCGTCACCACCGAACCGCTGCCGCCCATGGTGCGGATCAGGCCGGTGTGCACGCCGGCGTGCACCTCTTCCTTCAGGCGCGACACCACCAGCAGGTTGTAGTCCGCCCCGACCGCCAACAGGATGATCACCGCCATCGGCAACACCATCCAGTGCAGCTCGATGCCGACGAGGTGCTGCCACACCAGCACCGACAGCCCGAACGACGCGCCCAGGGACAGCACCACGGTGCCGACGATCACCGCCGCGGCGATGATCGCGCGCGTCAGGATCAGCATGATGATGAAAATCAGTCCGATGGCGGCGATTCCGGCGATCAGCAGGTCATAGCGGGTGCCGTCGGCCATGTCCTTGAACGTGGCGGCGGTGCCGCCGAGATAGATCGTCGACCCCTCCAGCGGGGTGCCCTTGATCGCCTCCTTGGCCGCGGTCTTGAGCTTGTCGATCTTGTCCACACCCGCCGGTGACAGCGGGTCGCCCTCGTGGGCGATGATGAATCGCACCGCCTTGCCGTTGGGTGAGATGAACTGCTCGATGCCGCTTTGGAAGTCGGCGTTGTTGAACGCCTCCGGGGGCAGATAGAACGTGTCGGCGTTCCACGCGTCGTTGAAGGCATCGCCCATCGCCCCGGAGTCGACCTGCATCTCGGCGGCGGCGTCGAGCTGACCCTTGTTGGTCTGCATCTGCGTCAGCATCATGTCGCGCTGCGACTTCATGGTCTCGATCTGCGACGGCATCAGCTTGACCAGCTC carries:
- a CDS encoding type IV toxin-antitoxin system AbiEi family antitoxin domain-containing protein, which encodes MNDELLALIDAQHGVATSGQILAHLPRRRFEKFVNTGVLERIWQGIYCLGEPDDGLRLHGLDLATGTRVAVCLGTAAAVHGFDTEQPRDLHVLNPPGCGLRDADGLVVHRREGAPLVVVDGRRVTSPAWTAVEVARSLRRPRALATLDAALRSGTCTRADLWRAALEQKGRRGIVAVRNLLPVADGRAESPGESVARLAMLDGGLPAPQLQYEIVDGNGDLRRVDFAWPEAGVVAEYDGFDWHSDPDALRRDRQRQLALMAVGLTVIPIVADDLRDGGRAIVARIGEQLTRARAA
- a CDS encoding NAD(P)H-quinone dehydrogenase, translating into MVTRIVIIGGGPAGYEAALVAAARGRDVAQVTVVDDEGLGGACVLYDCVPSKTLIASTGVRTELRRAGGMGFDIDIEDAKISLPQINNRAKTLAASQSADIGSQLLHQGVTIIGGRGELVDDIAGMASHRVKVTTHDGKVGVLKADVVLIATGASPRVLPNAVPDGERILTWRQLYELEELPTHLIIVGSGVTGAEFCNAYTELGVTVTVVASRDQILPHEDSDAAAVLEEVFNERGVTLVKNARAESVTRTGDGVTVKIADGRVVEGSHALMTVGSVPNTAGLGLERVGIELNPGGYIPVDRVSRTPAAGIYAAGDCTGLLPLASVAAMQGRIAMYHALGEGVSPIRLRTVASATFTRPEIAAVGIPQTAIDDGSVPARTLMLPLNTNARAKMSLLRHGFVKIFCRPATGVVIGGVVVAPIASELILPIALAVQNRISVTDLAQTLSVYPSLSGSIVEAARRLMAHDDLD
- a CDS encoding gamma-glutamylcyclotransferase → MPIYAAYGSNMHPEQMLQRAPHSPMAGTGWLHGWRLTFGGADITWEGALATIVEDPTSKVFVVLYDVTKEDEENLDRWEGSELGFHKKIRCRVERTSSDTDTEPVLAWLYVLDAWEGGIPSARYLGVMADAAEIAGAPPEYVHNLRTRPAGNVGPGSST